One genomic segment of Streptomyces caniferus includes these proteins:
- the aceB gene encoding malate synthase A, whose product MSAPAPSPLAIAEVDPAHTPERQGEVLTDAALAFVAELHRRFTPRRDELLARRAERRAEIARTSTLDFLPRTAEIRADDSWKVAEAPAALNDRRVEITGPTDRKMTINALNSGAKVWLADFEDASAPTWENVVTGQLNLIDAYERRIDFTDAASGKSYALKPAEELATVVMRPRGWHLDERHLQFEGRPVPGALVDFGLYFFHNAQRLLDLGKGPYFYLPKTESHLEARLWNEIFVFAQDYVGIPQGTVRATVLIETITAAYEMEEILYELRDHASGLNAGRWDYLFSIVKNFRDGGAKFVLPDRNAVTMTAPFMRAYTELLVRTCHKRGAHAIGGMAAFIPNRRDPEANEKALAKVKNDKDREAGDGFDGSWVAHPDLVPIARASFDAVLGDKPHQKDRLREDVDVRAADLIAIDSLDAKPTYQGLIDAVQVGTRYIEAWLRGLGAVAIFGLMEDAATAEISRSQIWQWVDAGVVFENGEKATAELVRAVAAEQLAAIRTEVGEDAFTSGKWQQAHDLLLRVALDEDYTEFLTLPAYELLG is encoded by the coding sequence ATGTCCGCACCAGCGCCGTCCCCGCTGGCCATCGCCGAAGTCGACCCCGCTCACACCCCCGAACGACAGGGCGAGGTGCTCACCGACGCCGCGCTGGCGTTCGTCGCCGAGCTGCACCGCCGGTTCACCCCGCGCCGCGACGAGCTGCTCGCCCGCCGGGCCGAGCGCCGCGCGGAGATCGCCCGGACCAGCACGCTGGACTTCCTCCCCCGGACCGCGGAGATCCGCGCGGACGACAGCTGGAAGGTCGCCGAGGCGCCGGCCGCGCTCAACGACCGCCGGGTGGAGATCACCGGCCCCACCGACCGCAAGATGACCATCAACGCGCTCAACTCGGGCGCCAAGGTCTGGCTCGCCGACTTCGAGGACGCCTCCGCCCCGACCTGGGAGAACGTCGTCACCGGCCAGCTCAACCTGATCGACGCCTATGAGCGCCGGATCGACTTCACCGACGCCGCGTCCGGCAAGTCGTACGCGCTCAAGCCCGCCGAGGAGCTCGCCACCGTCGTGATGCGCCCGCGCGGGTGGCACCTGGACGAGCGCCACCTCCAGTTCGAGGGCCGGCCGGTCCCCGGCGCGCTGGTCGACTTCGGCCTCTACTTCTTCCACAACGCCCAGCGCCTGCTGGACCTGGGCAAGGGGCCGTACTTCTACCTGCCGAAGACCGAGTCGCACCTGGAGGCCCGCCTCTGGAACGAGATCTTCGTCTTCGCCCAGGACTATGTCGGCATCCCGCAGGGCACCGTGCGCGCCACCGTCCTCATCGAGACCATCACGGCCGCGTACGAGATGGAGGAGATCCTCTACGAGCTGCGCGACCACGCCTCGGGGCTGAACGCGGGCCGCTGGGACTACCTCTTCTCCATCGTCAAGAACTTCCGTGACGGCGGCGCCAAGTTCGTCCTCCCGGACCGCAACGCGGTCACGATGACGGCCCCGTTCATGCGCGCCTACACCGAACTCCTCGTCCGCACCTGCCACAAGCGCGGGGCGCACGCGATCGGCGGCATGGCGGCCTTCATCCCCAACCGCCGCGACCCGGAGGCCAACGAGAAGGCCCTCGCCAAGGTCAAGAACGACAAGGACCGCGAGGCCGGCGACGGTTTCGACGGCTCGTGGGTCGCCCACCCCGACCTGGTCCCGATCGCCCGCGCCTCCTTCGACGCGGTGCTCGGCGACAAGCCGCACCAGAAGGACCGTCTGCGCGAGGACGTCGACGTCCGGGCCGCCGATCTGATCGCGATCGACTCCCTGGACGCCAAGCCCACCTACCAGGGCCTGATCGACGCGGTCCAGGTCGGCACCCGCTACATCGAGGCCTGGCTGCGCGGTCTGGGCGCCGTCGCCATCTTCGGCCTCATGGAGGACGCCGCCACCGCCGAGATCTCCCGCTCCCAGATCTGGCAGTGGGTCGACGCGGGGGTCGTCTTCGAGAACGGGGAGAAGGCCACCGCGGAGCTGGTGCGCGCGGTCGCCGCGGAGCAACTGGCCGCCATCCGCACCGAGGTCGGCGAGGACGCCTTCACCTCCGGCAAGTGGCAGCAGGCCCACGACCTGCTGCTCCGGGTCGCACTGGACGAGGACTACACGGAGTTCCTGACGCTGCCCGCGTACGAGCTGCTGGGCTGA
- a CDS encoding nucleotidyltransferase family protein has product MAGLLLAAGGGRRLGGRPKALLDHRGRPLVEHAARALRDGGCDPVHIVLGAAAASVRDRADLSAYGTSENPDWAQGMGSSLRVGLAALAGSGADAVVVSLVDQPGIGAAAVARVVAAYAGGTSLVSAAYDGRRGHPVLFGADRWPDIAATAEGDRGARAYLRRHADALTLVECADIAEPYDIDTPEDLHRLE; this is encoded by the coding sequence GTGGCCGGTCTGCTGCTCGCCGCGGGCGGCGGGCGGCGGCTGGGGGGACGCCCCAAGGCACTGCTCGACCACCGGGGACGGCCGCTGGTCGAGCACGCCGCACGGGCACTGCGGGACGGCGGCTGCGACCCCGTGCACATCGTGCTGGGGGCGGCCGCCGCTTCCGTACGCGACCGGGCCGACCTCTCGGCGTACGGCACCTCGGAAAACCCGGACTGGGCCCAGGGTATGGGCTCCTCGCTCCGGGTGGGCCTCGCCGCGCTGGCCGGTTCGGGGGCGGATGCGGTCGTGGTGTCGCTGGTGGACCAGCCGGGCATCGGCGCCGCGGCGGTGGCGCGGGTGGTGGCGGCGTACGCGGGCGGCACCTCGCTCGTCTCCGCGGCGTACGACGGCCGCCGCGGCCATCCGGTCCTGTTCGGCGCCGACCGGTGGCCGGACATCGCCGCCACCGCGGAGGGCGACCGCGGTGCGCGCGCCTATCTCCGCCGGCATGCGGACGCCCTCACCCTCGTCGAGTGCGCCGACATCGCCGAGCCGTACGACATCGACACGCCGGAGGACCTCCACCGCCTGGAGTGA
- a CDS encoding serine/threonine-protein kinase — MVNSVGGSGIFQPLEGDDPRAIAGYRLTAKLGSGGMGKVYLSYTPGGRPVAIKVIRPEFSEDAEFRRRFKQEVQSAQRVQGLYTAPVIDSDAEGASPWLATAYVPGPSLAAAVAEHGRLPVSAVLLLVAGIAEALQVIHGAGIVHRDLKPSNVLLAADGPRVIDFGIARAADATSLTSSGVTVGTPTFMAPEQAAGSTISAATDVFALGQVAAYAAIGTPAFGEGTSHGVLYRIVHEEPDLTGLPDELRELVTRCLAKDPADRPSVAEVIGLCGAASGQTQLRRPEEWLPTAVAADITTRAAAPAPAQTPPPPLEAPTAGAPARPAQPPTRPSQPPVHQTPPPAPPVAPVPTTLNHPQTPPPGFGPAAYAPTAVGSAAYAPTAAGPANAASGAPMGVGAAPTGPATTGTVPQPAKKKRKGLIAALALVCLLAFAGAGGALVYTVMKGDGQTKDEAAAGNKAKNSGASPTPAADPTAPPGGDGTKAPAAPVQDPAPVDYKGINLPDEYHLSLSDEPVNPTNSDNDTDIDFSYQDSTYSDDEVDTETGKLVLLHPGQDGSLATCRSETRFTESIPTKQLTKGAQMCLTTDYGHVALITFKGYAPKSDPSSYMTVDVRVWRNAVEPKQDS; from the coding sequence GTGGTGAACAGTGTGGGCGGATCCGGGATCTTCCAGCCGCTGGAGGGTGACGATCCGCGGGCGATCGCGGGCTACCGCCTCACGGCGAAGCTCGGCTCCGGTGGCATGGGCAAGGTCTATCTCTCCTATACGCCCGGCGGGCGGCCCGTCGCCATCAAGGTGATCCGCCCCGAGTTCAGCGAGGACGCCGAGTTCCGCCGCCGCTTCAAGCAGGAGGTGCAGTCCGCGCAGCGCGTCCAGGGCTTGTACACCGCGCCGGTCATCGACAGCGACGCCGAGGGGGCCAGCCCCTGGCTCGCCACCGCCTACGTCCCCGGCCCCTCGCTCGCCGCCGCGGTCGCCGAGCACGGACGGCTCCCGGTCTCCGCCGTGCTGCTGCTGGTGGCCGGCATAGCCGAGGCGCTGCAGGTCATCCATGGCGCGGGCATCGTGCACCGCGATCTGAAGCCGTCCAATGTGCTGCTGGCCGCCGACGGCCCGCGCGTCATCGACTTCGGTATCGCCCGAGCCGCCGACGCCACCTCCCTCACCAGCAGCGGCGTCACCGTCGGCACCCCCACCTTCATGGCACCCGAGCAGGCCGCGGGCAGCACCATCAGCGCCGCCACCGATGTCTTCGCGCTCGGCCAGGTCGCGGCGTACGCGGCCATCGGCACCCCGGCGTTCGGCGAGGGCACCTCGCACGGGGTGCTCTACCGCATCGTCCACGAAGAGCCGGACCTGACCGGGCTCCCCGATGAGCTGCGGGAGTTGGTGACCCGGTGCCTGGCGAAGGACCCGGCGGACCGGCCGTCCGTCGCCGAGGTGATCGGGCTGTGCGGCGCGGCCTCCGGCCAGACCCAGCTGCGCCGCCCCGAGGAGTGGCTGCCCACCGCCGTCGCCGCCGACATCACCACGCGCGCTGCGGCGCCCGCGCCCGCGCAGACCCCGCCGCCCCCGCTGGAGGCGCCCACCGCGGGTGCGCCGGCCCGGCCCGCCCAGCCGCCGACCCGGCCGTCCCAGCCCCCGGTTCATCAGACGCCGCCGCCCGCCCCGCCCGTAGCGCCGGTGCCGACCACGCTGAACCACCCGCAGACCCCGCCGCCGGGGTTCGGCCCGGCGGCCTACGCCCCGACCGCTGTCGGCTCGGCTGCTTACGCTCCGACGGCAGCCGGACCGGCCAACGCGGCATCCGGCGCGCCCATGGGCGTCGGAGCGGCCCCCACCGGTCCGGCCACCACGGGGACGGTCCCGCAGCCGGCCAAGAAGAAGCGCAAGGGGCTGATCGCGGCCCTCGCGCTGGTCTGCCTGCTGGCCTTCGCGGGCGCCGGCGGTGCCCTCGTCTACACCGTCATGAAGGGCGACGGGCAGACGAAGGACGAGGCTGCCGCCGGCAACAAGGCGAAGAACAGCGGCGCTTCGCCGACGCCCGCCGCGGACCCGACGGCGCCGCCCGGTGGCGACGGGACGAAGGCCCCGGCCGCCCCGGTGCAGGACCCGGCCCCGGTCGACTACAAGGGCATCAACCTGCCTGACGAGTACCACCTGTCGCTGTCCGACGAGCCGGTCAACCCGACCAACTCCGACAACGACACGGACATCGACTTCTCGTACCAGGACAGCACCTACTCGGACGACGAGGTCGACACCGAGACCGGCAAGCTGGTGCTGCTCCACCCGGGCCAGGACGGCTCGCTCGCCACCTGCCGCAGCGAGACCCGGTTCACCGAGTCCATCCCGACCAAGCAGCTCACCAAGGGCGCGCAGATGTGCCTGACCACCGACTACGGCCATGTCGCCCTGATCACCTTCAAGGGCTACGCACCGAAGTCGGACCCCAGCAGCTACATGACCGTCGACGTCCGGGTGTGGCGCAACGCGGTGGAGCCGAAGCAGGATTCCTGA
- a CDS encoding DUF5955 family protein yields the protein MEQLQRDGRGTGVEGDPRVQELRGAVARLRRQLAVLPGELPDRTAADDELAALDAMVSRGLPEVPRLRRSLLLIAGAVGSVSALSPALAEVRQGIDRFGGFPRPR from the coding sequence GTGGAACAGCTGCAGAGGGACGGACGAGGGACCGGGGTCGAGGGCGACCCGCGGGTCCAGGAACTGCGCGGGGCGGTGGCCCGGCTGCGCCGACAATTGGCCGTACTCCCAGGAGAGTTACCGGATCGCACGGCCGCCGATGACGAGCTGGCCGCGCTGGACGCGATGGTGAGCCGCGGGCTGCCGGAGGTGCCCCGGCTGCGCCGTTCGCTCCTGCTGATCGCCGGGGCGGTCGGATCGGTGAGTGCCCTGTCGCCCGCGCTGGCGGAGGTGCGTCAGGGGATCGACCGCTTCGGCGGGTTCCCGCGGCCCCGGTGA
- a CDS encoding IclR family transcriptional regulator: MPSSSASTSAAEAKPAGASGGVQSLERAFDLLERMADAGGEVGLSELSGSSGLPLPTIHRLMRTLVACGYVRQQPNRRYALGPRLIRLGESSSRLLGTWARPFLARLVEETGETANMALLDGDEIVYVAQVPSRHAVRMFTEVGRRVLPHSTGVGKALLAHHAPEEVRALLGRTGMPAATEKTITEPDRFLEALADVRRLGYAVDDNEQEIGVRCLAVPVPNSPTSAAISISGPTGRVTEASTDKIVPVLQDVAAQLSVALANQTPA; encoded by the coding sequence GTGCCGTCGTCCAGCGCCAGCACCTCCGCCGCCGAAGCCAAGCCCGCGGGCGCCAGCGGCGGCGTCCAGTCCCTTGAGCGCGCCTTCGACCTGCTGGAGCGGATGGCCGACGCCGGCGGCGAGGTCGGCCTGAGCGAGCTCTCCGGCAGCAGCGGGCTGCCGCTGCCGACCATCCACCGCCTGATGCGCACCCTCGTCGCCTGCGGCTACGTCCGGCAGCAGCCCAACCGCCGCTATGCGCTGGGCCCCCGCCTGATCCGGCTCGGCGAGAGCTCCTCCCGGCTGCTGGGCACCTGGGCCAGGCCCTTCCTGGCGCGCCTGGTCGAGGAGACCGGCGAGACCGCCAACATGGCGCTGCTCGACGGCGACGAGATCGTCTATGTCGCCCAGGTGCCGTCGCGGCACGCGGTACGGATGTTCACCGAGGTCGGCCGCCGGGTGCTGCCGCACTCCACCGGCGTCGGCAAGGCCCTGCTGGCCCACCACGCCCCCGAGGAGGTCCGCGCGCTGCTCGGCCGTACGGGCATGCCCGCCGCGACCGAGAAGACGATCACCGAGCCGGACCGCTTCCTGGAAGCGCTCGCCGATGTCCGCCGCCTGGGCTACGCGGTCGACGACAACGAGCAGGAGATCGGCGTCCGCTGCCTCGCGGTGCCGGTGCCCAACTCCCCCACCTCGGCGGCGATCTCCATCTCCGGTCCGACCGGACGGGTGACCGAGGCCTCGACGGACAAGATCGTGCCGGTGCTGCAGGACGTCGCGGCGCAGCTGTCGGTGGCGCTGGCGAACCAGACGCCGGCGTAG
- a CDS encoding aspartate/glutamate racemase family protein, with translation MRILVMNPNTTASMTASIRATATAAAAPDTEIIATEPLWGPESIEGHFEGYLSAAAVLDRLATLDITFDALVMAGFGEPGREGAQELLDVPVLDITESAAQMAMMLGHAYGIVTTLDRAVPQIEDRLLTAGLLQRCAAVRGTGLGVLELERDGERTVEVIIETAREAVRAGAEVICLGCGGMAGLQEKVAAALGVPVVDGVAAAVKFAEAVVGLGLTTSTGRSFAPPRPKAIGSWPLSAHLRPSPGRAQGSLRDAEFSAQTSGI, from the coding sequence ATGCGCATTCTCGTCATGAACCCGAACACCACGGCTTCCATGACTGCCTCGATCCGCGCCACGGCCACCGCGGCCGCCGCCCCGGATACCGAGATCATCGCCACCGAACCACTGTGGGGTCCGGAGTCGATCGAGGGCCACTTCGAGGGCTACCTCAGCGCCGCGGCCGTTCTGGACCGGCTCGCCACCCTCGATATCACCTTCGACGCGCTGGTCATGGCCGGATTCGGGGAGCCGGGCCGGGAAGGAGCCCAGGAGCTGCTGGACGTCCCCGTCCTGGACATCACCGAGAGCGCCGCCCAGATGGCCATGATGCTCGGCCACGCCTACGGCATCGTCACCACCCTCGACCGTGCCGTACCGCAGATCGAGGACCGGCTGCTGACCGCCGGACTGCTCCAGCGCTGCGCCGCGGTCCGCGGCACCGGGCTCGGCGTCCTGGAGCTGGAGCGGGACGGGGAGCGGACCGTCGAGGTGATCATCGAGACCGCCCGCGAGGCCGTCCGGGCCGGCGCCGAGGTGATCTGTCTGGGCTGCGGCGGCATGGCCGGGCTCCAGGAGAAGGTCGCCGCGGCGCTCGGGGTGCCCGTGGTGGACGGCGTCGCGGCTGCGGTCAAGTTCGCCGAGGCGGTCGTCGGGCTCGGGCTGACCACCAGTACGGGACGCAGCTTCGCGCCGCCCCGCCCCAAGGCCATCGGCTCCTGGCCGCTGAGCGCGCATCTGCGGCCGTCCCCGGGGCGCGCTCAGGGTTCCCTGCGCGACGCCGAATTTTCCGCACAGACATCAGGCATCTGA
- a CDS encoding NCS1 family nucleobase:cation symporter-1 gives MTTPPKSPPPDPRLFNEDLAPAPERTWGTYSIFALWMSDTHAISNYAFASSLFVLGLPAWEVFVALLAGITIVYGLMNRMGHAGHRTGVPYPVLARASWGVYGANIPALLRAIMAVAWYGIQTWLASTAVVLLTLQLAPGLDAYHHNSILGLSTLGWVAFLVMWGLQAVLLTRGMEFIRKVQDFATGPVVWLVVLALAVYLVVKAGGDISLTRSLTGLSGSAQVEQSLIAVSLTVATFLTLVLNYADFARFTPDHRSYRRGNLIGLPVNFTAFAVVAVLVTAGTISVFGEAIYDPVKVIQKIDNPVVTVIGALAFIVATIGINVVANFVSPAYDFANLAPKYLNFKRGGMITALLAIVVMPWKLYSSALVIQYFLGALGAFLGPLVAILLVDYHLVRRGRIDVDALFSADARGAYYYRRGYNPKAAAAFLPAAAVCAALALVPALDVVAPFSWIVGMGLAGALYALLSHRERAAAGAAPIPDEIIASQVSAAAAEASTMPEAARPLIPPVPVEGS, from the coding sequence GTGACCACACCCCCGAAGTCCCCGCCGCCGGACCCGCGCCTCTTCAACGAGGACCTCGCACCGGCCCCCGAGCGCACCTGGGGCACGTACAGCATCTTCGCGCTGTGGATGTCCGACACCCACGCGATCAGCAACTACGCCTTCGCCTCCAGCCTGTTCGTGCTGGGCCTGCCCGCCTGGGAGGTGTTCGTGGCGCTGCTGGCCGGCATCACGATCGTCTACGGGCTGATGAACCGGATGGGCCACGCCGGGCACCGGACCGGCGTCCCCTATCCGGTCCTCGCCCGCGCCAGCTGGGGTGTCTACGGCGCCAACATCCCCGCCCTGCTGCGCGCGATCATGGCCGTGGCCTGGTACGGCATCCAGACCTGGCTGGCCTCGACCGCCGTCGTCCTGCTGACGCTGCAGCTCGCGCCGGGGCTGGACGCCTACCACCACAACTCGATACTGGGGCTGTCCACCCTGGGCTGGGTCGCCTTCCTGGTGATGTGGGGGCTGCAGGCCGTCCTGCTGACCCGGGGGATGGAGTTCATCCGCAAGGTCCAGGACTTCGCGACCGGGCCGGTGGTCTGGCTCGTCGTCCTCGCGCTCGCGGTGTACCTGGTCGTCAAGGCCGGCGGCGACATCTCGCTGACCCGCAGCCTCACCGGCCTCAGCGGTTCCGCGCAGGTCGAGCAGAGTCTGATCGCGGTCAGCCTGACCGTCGCCACGTTCCTGACGCTGGTCCTCAACTACGCCGACTTCGCCCGTTTCACCCCCGACCACCGCTCCTACCGGCGCGGCAATCTGATCGGGCTGCCGGTGAACTTCACCGCCTTCGCCGTGGTCGCCGTCCTCGTCACCGCGGGCACGATCTCCGTCTTCGGCGAGGCGATCTACGACCCGGTGAAGGTGATCCAGAAGATCGACAACCCGGTGGTCACGGTCATCGGCGCGCTGGCCTTCATCGTCGCCACCATCGGCATCAACGTCGTCGCCAACTTCGTCTCGCCCGCCTACGACTTCGCCAACCTCGCGCCGAAATACCTGAACTTCAAGCGCGGCGGCATGATCACCGCGCTGCTGGCGATCGTCGTCATGCCCTGGAAGCTGTACTCGTCCGCGCTGGTGATCCAGTACTTCCTGGGGGCGCTCGGTGCCTTCCTCGGCCCGCTGGTGGCGATTCTGCTCGTCGACTACCACCTGGTGCGCCGCGGCCGGATCGACGTCGATGCGCTGTTCTCGGCCGATGCCCGGGGCGCGTACTACTACCGCAGGGGCTACAACCCGAAGGCCGCGGCCGCCTTCCTGCCGGCCGCGGCGGTGTGTGCCGCGCTCGCCCTGGTCCCGGCCCTCGACGTGGTCGCGCCGTTCTCCTGGATCGTCGGCATGGGGCTCGCCGGTGCGCTCTACGCCCTGCTCTCCCACCGCGAGCGTGCCGCGGCGGGCGCCGCCCCGATCCCGGACGAGATCATCGCGTCGCAGGTCAGCGCCGCCGCGGCGGAGGCGTCGACGATGCCGGAGGCGGCCCGTCCGCTCATCCCGCCGGTGCCCGTCGAGGGGTCTTGA
- the allB gene encoding allantoinase AllB, with protein sequence MSETELVLRSTRVVTPQGTRAASVAVADGTITAVLPHDAEAPAGAQVRDFGDDVLLPGLVDTHVHVNDPGRTEWEGFWTATRAAAAGGITTLLDMPLNSLPPTTTAAHLEVKREVARAKAHVDVGFWGGAVPGNVKDLRPLHDAGVFGFKCFLSPSGVDEFPQLDQEQLAAALGEIAGFDGLLIVHAEDPGHLGAAPEPHGPKYADFLASRPRACENDAIAGLIALARRLDARVHVLHLSSSDALPLIAAARREGVRITVESCPHFLTLTAEEIPDGATEFKCCPPIREAANQDALWEGLADGTIDCIVSDHSPSTADLKTADFGAAWGGISSLQLGLPAIWTEARERGHTLDDVVRWMATAPAALAGLGHKGAIEPGRDADFTVLAPEETFTVDPQNLQHRNKITAYAGKTLHGVVRSTWLRGRQINDGATLAEPTGELLERPHRP encoded by the coding sequence GTGTCCGAAACAGAGCTGGTGCTGCGCTCCACACGCGTCGTCACCCCGCAGGGGACACGCGCCGCGTCCGTCGCCGTCGCGGACGGCACGATCACCGCGGTGCTGCCGCACGACGCCGAGGCTCCGGCCGGGGCGCAGGTACGGGACTTCGGCGACGACGTCCTGCTGCCCGGCCTCGTCGACACCCACGTCCACGTCAACGACCCCGGCCGCACCGAGTGGGAGGGCTTCTGGACCGCCACCCGCGCGGCCGCGGCCGGCGGCATCACCACCCTCCTGGACATGCCGCTCAACAGCCTCCCGCCCACCACCACCGCCGCCCACCTCGAGGTGAAGCGCGAGGTCGCCCGCGCCAAGGCCCATGTCGACGTCGGCTTCTGGGGCGGCGCCGTCCCCGGCAACGTCAAGGATCTGCGCCCGCTGCACGACGCCGGAGTCTTCGGCTTCAAATGCTTTCTCTCGCCCTCCGGCGTGGACGAGTTCCCCCAGCTCGACCAGGAGCAACTGGCCGCCGCCCTCGGCGAGATCGCCGGATTCGACGGCCTGCTGATCGTGCACGCCGAGGACCCGGGCCATCTGGGCGCGGCCCCCGAGCCGCACGGCCCGAAGTACGCCGACTTCCTCGCCTCCCGCCCCCGTGCCTGCGAGAACGACGCCATCGCCGGGCTGATCGCGCTCGCCCGGCGGCTCGACGCACGGGTGCACGTCCTGCACCTGTCCTCCAGCGACGCGCTGCCGCTGATCGCCGCCGCCAGGCGCGAGGGTGTCCGGATCACCGTCGAGTCCTGCCCGCACTTCCTGACCCTGACCGCCGAGGAAATCCCGGACGGCGCAACGGAGTTCAAGTGCTGCCCGCCGATCCGCGAGGCCGCCAACCAGGACGCGCTGTGGGAGGGACTGGCCGACGGCACCATCGACTGCATCGTCTCCGACCACTCGCCCTCCACCGCCGACCTCAAGACCGCCGACTTCGGCGCGGCCTGGGGCGGCATCTCCTCCCTCCAGCTCGGCCTGCCCGCCATCTGGACCGAGGCGCGCGAGCGCGGTCACACCCTCGACGACGTCGTGCGCTGGATGGCCACCGCACCCGCCGCGCTGGCCGGACTCGGCCACAAGGGCGCCATCGAACCCGGCCGGGACGCGGACTTCACGGTCCTCGCCCCCGAGGAGACCTTCACCGTGGACCCGCAGAACCTCCAGCACCGCAACAAGATCACCGCATACGCCGGGAAGACCCTGCACGGCGTCGTACGGTCCACCTGGCTGCGCGGCCGGCAGATCAACGACGGCGCCACCCTCGCCGAGCCCACCGGCGAACTGCTCGAACGGCCGCATCGGCCATGA
- the alc gene encoding allantoicase translates to MTTPGLPRYTGDASPYAGGDPYADYRTPGPAGFPFTHLPDLADRRLGAGVLAANDEFFAERENLLRPGPAHFDPEAFGHKGKTMDGWETRRRRGADGAHPFPADEDHDWALIRLGAPGVVHGIIVDTAHFRGNHPQSVSIQGACVEGSPSPDELLADDVPWTTLVPRTTIGGHAANGFLVDAARRFTHLRLNQHPDGGVARLRVHGEVAPAPDWLAALGTFDVVALENGGRVEDASDRFYSSPAHTIQPGRPRTMGEGWETRRRRGTGNDWVRYRLTAQSVIRAVEVDTGCLKGNSAGWAALYGRDGEGGDWAELLPRTRLQPDTVHRFRPAGAPPVTHVRLDIFPDGGIARLRLHGSLTAEGARRLAARHEELNG, encoded by the coding sequence ATGACCACCCCGGGGCTTCCCCGCTACACCGGCGACGCGAGCCCGTACGCCGGCGGGGACCCCTACGCCGACTACCGCACCCCCGGCCCCGCCGGCTTCCCCTTCACCCACCTCCCCGACCTCGCCGACCGGCGGCTGGGCGCGGGCGTGCTCGCCGCCAACGACGAGTTCTTCGCCGAGCGGGAGAACCTGCTGCGCCCCGGGCCCGCCCACTTCGACCCCGAGGCCTTCGGTCACAAGGGCAAGACCATGGACGGCTGGGAGACCCGCAGACGGCGCGGCGCCGACGGGGCGCACCCGTTCCCGGCGGACGAGGACCACGACTGGGCGCTGATCCGGCTCGGCGCGCCCGGCGTGGTCCATGGCATCATCGTCGACACCGCCCACTTCCGCGGCAACCACCCGCAGTCCGTCAGCATCCAGGGGGCCTGCGTCGAGGGCTCGCCGTCGCCGGACGAACTCCTCGCCGACGACGTGCCCTGGACCACCCTCGTACCGCGCACCACCATCGGCGGGCACGCCGCCAACGGCTTCCTCGTCGACGCCGCCCGCCGCTTCACCCACCTGCGCCTCAACCAGCACCCCGACGGCGGCGTGGCCCGCCTGCGCGTCCACGGCGAGGTGGCCCCCGCGCCCGACTGGCTGGCCGCGCTGGGCACCTTCGACGTCGTCGCGCTGGAGAACGGCGGCCGGGTCGAGGACGCCTCGGACCGCTTCTACTCCTCGCCCGCCCACACCATCCAGCCGGGCCGCCCCCGCACGATGGGCGAAGGCTGGGAGACCCGGCGCCGGCGCGGCACCGGCAACGACTGGGTCCGCTACCGCCTCACCGCACAGTCCGTGATCCGCGCGGTGGAGGTCGACACCGGCTGTCTCAAGGGCAACTCCGCAGGCTGGGCGGCCCTGTACGGACGCGACGGCGAGGGTGGCGACTGGGCCGAACTGCTGCCGCGCACCCGCCTGCAGCCCGACACCGTCCACCGCTTCCGGCCGGCCGGCGCACCGCCCGTCACCCATGTCCGGCTCGACATCTTCCCGGACGGCGGCATCGCCCGGCTGCGGCTGCACGGCTCCCTCACCGCGGAGGGCGCGCGCCGGCTCGCCGCCCGTCATGAGGAGCTGAACGGCTGA